The genomic window CCATCATCGCCATTCTTGCCGGGTTGCTGATCCCAGCCGTGATTCTCGGCCAGCAGCGCGGACGCATCACGCAAGCCAAGGCGGATATGAAAACACTGGAAACCGCCATCAAATCGATGGAAGGGACTTATCAGCAGATGGTCAAAAACGGCAAGGCTTATATGTCCAAACCATCGGGAAGTAAAAATTATATCAAAATCGGTGGAACAGATTTCAACACAAGCGAATATGATAAATACATCGTAGAGCTTTCCGACCCGAAGAATCAGATTTTCAAAGATCCCGATAAGCTTAATATCAATAAGCGCCGAATTCAATTCCTTGAACCAAAGTCCGGCTACGACCCGACTCAGGACGGCGACGATGCCGCCAACCTGCCGTTTCTCTGGCGCGATCCCTGGGGAAATCGCTATGTGTTCCTGATAGATGTGGAATTCAACGACCAGATCGAAGTTCCGTATAAAACCAGCCAAAAACTGGCCACCAAGCTTGCGATTTATTCGCTGGGACCGAATGGAACAAACGACGATGGAGCCAATGCGTCGGAAGGCACTGGTACCGACAGACAAGACGATATCGTCAGCTGGAAGTAATTGTTCCGAATCGGAACATGGACGGCGCGGAGTTGATTCCGCGCCGTTTTTTTGTCCGGGAAACTGGAAAAAATGTGTTTTGCGTGTATATTCCCCACACAAGAAAGAGGACATGTACACAAGGAGC from Victivallis lenta includes these protein-coding regions:
- a CDS encoding type II secretion system protein yields the protein MKNTGIFKIMKTRHSFTLTELLVVIAIIAILAGLLIPAVILGQQRGRITQAKADMKTLETAIKSMEGTYQQMVKNGKAYMSKPSGSKNYIKIGGTDFNTSEYDKYIVELSDPKNQIFKDPDKLNINKRRIQFLEPKSGYDPTQDGDDAANLPFLWRDPWGNRYVFLIDVEFNDQIEVPYKTSQKLATKLAIYSLGPNGTNDDGANASEGTGTDRQDDIVSWK